Proteins encoded together in one uncultured Desulfosarcina sp. window:
- a CDS encoding XrtA system polysaccharide chain length determinant: protein MEDQPIEIGNYIDILKRRKWALIVPAVVVMLIATAVALLLPSIYKSSATILIEEQDIPADFVMTTVTGYAEQRIQSTQQRIMSTGKLMEIIDRFNLYEEYKDRWTTEEIVEKMREDIHLDLISVETIDRRTGRPTAATIAFTLAYEGKQAATVQRVTDTLVSLFLSENLQVRQRQTTETSEFLEEETRRVRGQLDELEKKITAFKAEHVNALPEMLQVNMQSLNSAEAGVQRLDEQIRSLKEREGYLETQLASIPEMEDPEKGRLKQLEMELVNLKSKFTDDYPDVKKLRLEISELEKRQAEKQAPSEDRQEQPDNAAYITLASQLASTRAEIRSMLDQKKDMQAKVETYRQRIETTPKIEQEYNALLVDRNNTQAKYEDLLRKKMEANVALGLEKEQKGERFTLIDPARMPEKPFKPNRLAIGLIGLVLGIGAGVGVAALLEFSDQSVYTPQDLARVSGLPLLVSIPTILTPHDRRRRRLKRLAWIIAGLLLLAIAIYLFHTLVMDLDVFWAKLMRKFNKIAPM from the coding sequence ATGGAAGACCAACCCATAGAAATCGGTAACTATATCGATATTCTCAAACGACGCAAGTGGGCCCTGATCGTGCCTGCGGTTGTGGTCATGCTGATCGCCACAGCGGTGGCCCTGCTGCTGCCGTCAATATACAAATCCAGCGCCACCATCCTGATCGAGGAGCAGGATATTCCCGCCGATTTCGTCATGACCACGGTCACCGGCTACGCCGAACAGCGCATCCAGTCCACCCAGCAGCGCATCATGAGCACCGGCAAATTGATGGAAATCATCGACCGCTTCAACCTCTACGAGGAGTACAAGGATCGCTGGACCACCGAAGAAATCGTGGAGAAAATGAGAGAGGACATCCATCTGGACCTGATCAGCGTGGAGACCATCGACCGGCGCACAGGTCGTCCCACGGCCGCCACCATCGCTTTCACCCTGGCTTACGAAGGCAAACAGGCCGCTACTGTCCAGCGGGTGACCGACACCCTGGTTTCCCTTTTCCTCAGCGAGAATTTACAGGTGCGCCAACGCCAGACTACGGAAACCAGCGAATTTCTGGAAGAAGAAACCCGGCGGGTGCGGGGCCAATTGGATGAGCTGGAGAAAAAAATCACCGCCTTCAAGGCCGAACACGTCAATGCCCTGCCCGAGATGCTGCAAGTCAACATGCAATCGCTCAACAGCGCGGAGGCGGGCGTTCAGCGCCTGGACGAGCAGATCCGATCCCTCAAGGAGCGCGAGGGCTACCTGGAGACCCAGTTGGCCAGCATCCCGGAGATGGAGGATCCTGAAAAAGGACGCCTCAAGCAACTGGAGATGGAACTGGTCAACCTGAAAAGTAAATTTACTGACGACTATCCCGACGTAAAAAAACTGCGCCTGGAGATTTCCGAACTGGAAAAACGCCAGGCGGAAAAACAGGCGCCGTCGGAAGACCGTCAGGAGCAGCCGGACAACGCTGCCTACATTACCCTGGCATCCCAGCTGGCCAGTACCCGGGCGGAGATCCGATCGATGCTGGACCAGAAGAAAGACATGCAGGCCAAGGTCGAAACCTATCGCCAGCGCATCGAAACCACGCCCAAAATCGAGCAGGAATACAACGCGCTGCTCGTCGACCGCAACAATACCCAGGCCAAGTATGAAGATCTCCTGCGCAAAAAAATGGAAGCCAATGTGGCCCTGGGACTGGAGAAGGAGCAGAAAGGCGAACGCTTTACCCTGATCGATCCGGCCCGGATGCCGGAGAAACCCTTCAAGCCCAACCGCCTGGCCATCGGTCTGATCGGCCTGGTGCTGGGCATCGGTGCCGGGGTTGGCGTTGCCGCCTTGCTGGAATTCTCCGATCAATCCGTGTACACCCCCCAGGACCTGGCCCGGGTTTCCGGCCTCCCGCTGCTGGTCAGCATCCCCACCATCCTTACGCCCCATGATCGGCGCAGGCGGCGGCTCAAACGGTTGGCCTGGATCATTGCCGGCCTGCTGCTGCTGGCCATTGCCATCTACCTGTTTCACACCCTGGTGATGGATCTGGATGTGTTCTGGGCCAAGTTGATGAGGAAGTTTAACAAAATAGCACCTATGTAA
- a CDS encoding AAA family ATPase: MYETHFGLSGKPFSIVPNPEILFLSKNHENALTYLEYGLSEKVGFILLTGEIGTGKTTLVRCMLRQMEPQMDIAVIFNTNFSSDQLFRLILKEFDLNGDPAGKEENLERIYTFLIDRYAKGRHALLVIDEAQNLSAEALEDIRMLSNLQTDDRMLLQIMLVGQPELKTRLQRPDLRQLAQRIAVNYHLTPLDEEQTSRYIAHRLESVGGQSDLFSREAVRIIHEHSGGIPRTVNLLCDSAMVYAYSDDCGQIDAAVIEAVVRDNPILKAQYNESEASPPSKSETYATDGPSERMAAIEAALSELRDRHDALDREVRQELIAGYRQRLVAERKRYDRLMAKYTLLLQRVQSKNREERVLRQKDVSANPREKRENEAGPHWKGMIGRVLKGRADS, from the coding sequence ATGTATGAAACGCATTTCGGGCTGTCCGGAAAGCCCTTCAGCATCGTTCCCAATCCGGAAATTCTGTTCCTGAGCAAAAACCACGAAAATGCCCTGACCTACCTGGAATACGGCCTTTCCGAAAAGGTGGGATTCATTCTGCTGACCGGCGAGATCGGAACCGGAAAAACAACGCTCGTGCGGTGCATGCTCCGGCAGATGGAGCCCCAAATGGACATTGCCGTGATTTTCAACACCAATTTTTCCTCGGATCAGCTGTTTCGCCTGATTCTCAAGGAATTCGACCTTAACGGCGATCCGGCCGGCAAGGAAGAAAATCTCGAACGGATCTACACGTTTCTCATCGACCGCTACGCCAAAGGAAGGCATGCGCTGCTTGTCATCGACGAGGCCCAGAACCTTTCCGCCGAGGCGTTGGAGGATATCCGCATGCTGTCCAACCTGCAGACCGACGACCGCATGCTGCTGCAGATCATGCTGGTGGGGCAGCCCGAACTGAAAACGCGTCTTCAACGGCCCGACCTGCGCCAATTGGCCCAGCGCATCGCCGTCAATTATCACCTCACCCCGCTGGACGAAGAGCAAACCAGCCGTTATATCGCCCATCGCCTCGAATCCGTCGGCGGGCAGTCGGACCTGTTCTCCAGGGAGGCGGTTCGTATTATTCACGAGCATTCCGGCGGTATCCCGCGGACGGTGAACCTGCTTTGCGACTCGGCAATGGTATACGCTTATTCCGATGACTGCGGGCAGATCGATGCCGCGGTGATTGAAGCGGTGGTCAGAGACAATCCCATTTTGAAGGCGCAGTATAATGAAAGCGAAGCGTCGCCACCATCGAAAAGCGAGACGTATGCAACCGATGGTCCGAGCGAACGCATGGCCGCGATAGAAGCAGCTTTGTCAGAACTGAGAGATCGACACGACGCCTTGGATCGCGAAGTCAGGCAGGAGTTGATTGCCGGTTACCGGCAACGGTTGGTCGCCGAACGCAAGCGCTACGACCGGTTGATGGCCAAATATACCCTACTGCTGCAACGGGTACAGTCGAAAAACCGGGAAGAGCGCGTCCTACGGCAAAAAGATGTTTCGGCGAATCCTCGGGAGAAGCGTGAAAACGAGGCGGGACCCCATTGGAAGGGTATGATCGGGCGGGTGTTGAAGGGGAGAGCTGATAGCTGA
- a CDS encoding four helix bundle protein, which produces MAYGSFEDLDVWKRGCRLAVRIYELLKDCKDFGLKDQMTRASVSIPSNIAEGAERDSKAEFIRFLHIAKGSAAELRTQVYIARKIGILTDEAQKEMTEELKTISSKLHSLIKSL; this is translated from the coding sequence ATGGCATATGGCTCATTTGAGGATTTGGATGTTTGGAAGAGAGGTTGCAGGCTCGCGGTCCGGATATATGAATTGCTAAAGGATTGCAAGGACTTCGGACTGAAGGACCAAATGACGCGGGCTTCAGTATCCATCCCCTCGAATATCGCGGAAGGTGCGGAAAGAGATTCGAAGGCCGAGTTCATCCGATTCCTCCATATCGCCAAAGGTTCGGCTGCTGAACTCCGAACGCAAGTATATATCGCAAGAAAGATAGGTATTCTTACCGATGAAGCGCAAAAAGAAATGACCGAAGAACTTAAAACGATTTCTTCTAAACTACATTCACTAATCAAGTCTCTTTAA
- a CDS encoding polysaccharide biosynthesis tyrosine autokinase: protein MNIRKALDKAKKERAALESNSNAPKTSTGGNSFLPKNAAWNAPVYSESRTVSINMDTAVRNHCVALSPDFAEVDYYKILRTQLRQLGEKKAWNTIMVTSVSPGEGKTVTAINLAATFAREYSQTVLLVDADLRRQSIHNYLGYSSEVGLLDCFEERLPMNEIIAWPGIEKFTIISGGRVVEESSELMGSPRMQAMVTELKSRYDDRYVIFDVPPVMAGADALAFAPLVDCIVLVVGTGATRQQDLQKTLEMLPEEKIAGFVLNRYQGANQLYRRYGKK from the coding sequence ATGAATATAAGAAAAGCACTGGACAAAGCCAAGAAAGAACGGGCAGCACTGGAATCGAATTCGAACGCCCCCAAAACTTCAACAGGCGGCAATTCTTTTCTGCCCAAAAACGCCGCCTGGAATGCGCCGGTCTACTCCGAATCCAGGACCGTGTCCATAAATATGGACACCGCCGTGAGAAATCATTGCGTGGCCCTTTCGCCGGATTTTGCCGAAGTGGATTATTATAAAATCCTGAGAACCCAACTGCGGCAACTCGGCGAGAAAAAGGCATGGAACACCATCATGGTCACCAGTGTATCCCCCGGGGAAGGCAAAACCGTGACGGCCATCAATTTGGCTGCCACATTCGCCCGGGAATACAGCCAGACCGTTCTGCTGGTGGATGCCGACCTGCGCAGGCAATCCATCCACAACTATCTGGGCTATTCCAGCGAGGTGGGGCTGTTGGACTGCTTCGAAGAGCGCCTGCCCATGAACGAGATTATCGCCTGGCCGGGAATCGAGAAGTTTACAATCATTTCCGGGGGACGCGTCGTCGAGGAGAGTTCGGAACTGATGGGCTCGCCCCGCATGCAGGCGATGGTAACCGAGCTGAAATCGCGCTATGACGACCGTTATGTGATCTTTGACGTTCCGCCGGTCATGGCCGGCGCCGATGCGCTGGCCTTTGCTCCACTGGTGGATTGCATCGTCCTGGTCGTGGGAACCGGCGCCACCCGTCAGCAGGACCTGCAAAAAACCCTGGAAATGCTGCCGGAAGAGAAGATCGCCGGCTTCGTGCTCAACCGCTACCAGGGCGCAAACCAATTGTACCGCAGGTATGGAAAAAAGTGA